The following proteins are encoded in a genomic region of Brachypodium distachyon strain Bd21 chromosome 1, Brachypodium_distachyon_v3.0, whole genome shotgun sequence:
- the LOC100825569 gene encoding uncharacterized protein LOC100825569 isoform X1 — protein MSMAALPDDLVEQILFRLPSDDPWCFARASVVCTLWHRLISHPAFLLRRLSALPSATPMLLGFLLDEDGESVDEDTLAFFPTSAFSLPVPDRRSWSPRDCRHGRVLFCSRSQDARGEFLVWEPVTGMERLVPVPAAYEHRYSNSAVVCAADGCDHRDCHGGPFRVVVLFSEQTEDDEMITWACVYSSETDAWGELTSVHGICSYTAKSSVLVRRSTLYFSTNCRYILEYDLSTHSLTRIDSPPAHRSSHHEDEVSYQIMALMVAEDGGLGIAKPDDWVLYLWSRDVSDAGDAEWVCYREIDLNPDSLLPHPALWQWEVPIMMGFAEEAITIFMSTTAGIFVIDLQSGRVKQVCDHEFSFDILVPIVSLGHTLPAPLREYHYPPSPNSSEEEEEEDDDDDGGGSDDDEDEEVAEEEPERAYELFVKGCKAIEQRDFVNAVDCLSHALAIRAAHYGEHAPQCVATYYTYGCALLYKAREESVKSTTSKAYAGNSKASGGNVEGAPSMEEVDTEEGQNSNGIAQEDRKSDGDKAHGEMAGDEEYSDLNLSRKMLNIARTIVEKSPGNTMECIISALGKGASSAEGSTKSIQDNEMWRTRILAKLERKLEEVEQAVSTPSCAAVEIMKRVAPEAEQNVDNAVSRAAPLISSQMAGLNSSFASPVIRTSTTTGNAESSVTDRGAVGGGIRRANTKPSSAEPSPKRLAVAAADDSP, from the exons ATGTCGATGGCGGCGCTcccggacgacctcgtcgaGCAGATCCTCTTCCGCCTCCCGTCCGACGACCCCTGGTGCTTCGCCCGCGCCTCCGTCGTCTGCACGCTCTGGCACAGGCTCATCTCCCAccccgccttcctcctccgccgcctgagCGCGCTCCCCTCTGCAACCCCAATGCTGCTGGGGTTCCTCCTCGACGAGGACGGGGAATCAGTCGACGAGGACAccctcgccttcttccccaccTCCGCCTTCTCCCTCCCAGTCCCCGACCGCCGCTCCTGGTCGCCGCGCGActgccgccacggccgcgtcCTCTTCTGCTCCAGGAGCCAGGACGCCAGGGGGGAGTTCCTTGTCTGGGAGCCCGTCACGGGCATGGAGCGGCTCGTGCCGGTGCCTGCGGCGTACGAGCACCGCTACTCCAACTCGGCCGTGGTCTGCGCGGCCGACGGGTGCGACCACCGCGACTGCCACGGAGGTCCATTCCGCGTGGTCGTCCTATTTTCCGAGCAGACGGAGGACGACGAGATGATCACGTGGGCGTGCGTCTACTCCTCAGAGACTGACGCGTGGGGTGAGCTGACCTCCGTCCACGGCATCTGCTCCTACACCGCTAAGTCCAGTGTGCTGGTACGGAGGTCTACACTCTACTTCTCAACCAACTGCAGATACATCCTCGAGTACGACTTGTCCACACACAGCCTAACTCGGATCGACTCTCCTCCTGCGCACCGCTCGTCTCACCATGAGGATGAAGTAAGCTATCAAATAATGGCCCTCATGGTGGCGGAGGACGGTGGATTGGGAATTGCCAAGCCCGATGACTGGGTTCTCTACCTTTGGTCAAGGGATGTGAGTGACGCCGGTGATGCAGAATGGGTGTGTTACCGGGAGATCGACCTGAACCCAGATAGTTTGCTCCCACACCCTGCTCTCTGGCAATGGGAGGTACCAATTATGATGGGATTCGCCGAGGAAGCAATTACCATTTTTATGAGCACCACTGCTGGCATCTTTGTAATCGATCTCCAGTCAGGACGTGTGAAGCAGGTGTGCGACCATGAATTCTCCTTCGACATTTTGGTTCCAATTGTCAGCTTAGGCCATACACTCCCAGCACCCCTACGCGAGTACCACTACCCGCCTTCGCCCAATTCtagtgaggaggaggaggaggaggatgacgacgatgatggcggcggcagcgacgacgatgaggatgAGGAAGTGGCGGAAGAAGAACCAGAGCGGGCGTATGAGCTCTTCGTAAAGGGGTGCAAGGCCATCGAGCAGCGGGACTTCGTCAACGCCGTTGACTGCCTCAGCCATGCCCTCGCTATCAG GGCTGCACATTATGGTGAACATGCTCCGCAGTGTGTTGCCACATATTACACATATGGATGTGCCTTGCTATACAAAGCTCGGGAAGAGTCAGTGAAGAGTACAACTAGCAAAGCTTATGCTGGAAACTCAAAGGCCTCTGGCGGCAATGTTGAGGGTGCTCCATCTATGGAGGAAGTtgatactgaagaag GGCAAAACTCAAATGGCATAGCTCAGGAAGATAGGAAAAGTGATGGTGACAAGGCACATGGTGAAATGGCAGGTGATGAAGAATATTCTGATTTAAACCTGTCCCGGAAAATGTTGAATATTGCAAGAACAATAGTTGAGAAGAGCCCAGGCAACACTATGGAGTGTATCATCTCTGCTCTGGGAAAAGGTGCATCTTCTGCGGAAGGAAGTACAAAATCAATTCAAGATAATGAGATGTGGCGTACTCGCATATTGGCTAAACTGGAGAGGAAG CTTGAAGAGGTGGAGCAAGCAGTGTCAACCCCAAGCTGTGCCGCAGTTGAGATTATGAAGAGGGTTGCCCCAGAGGCAGAACAGAATGTTGACAATGCTGTGTCAAGGGCTGCACCATTGATTTCTTCGCAGATGGCTGGATTAAACAGCAGCTTCGCTTCCCCAGTAATTCGTACATCAACAACAACAGGAAATGCTGAAAGTAGTGTAACTGACCGAGGCGCTGTAGGTGGAGGCATCCGACGAGCTAACACGAAGCCTTCCTCTGCTGAACCTTCTCCAAAGAgacttgcagttgcagcagCAGATGATTCACCATGA
- the LOC100825569 gene encoding uncharacterized protein LOC100825569 isoform X2 has protein sequence MSMAALPDDLVEQILFRLPSDDPWCFARASVVCTLWHRLISHPAFLLRRLSALPSATPMLLGFLLDEDGESVDEDTLAFFPTSAFSLPVPDRRSWSPRDCRHGRVLFCSRSQDARGEFLVWEPVTGMERLVPVPAAYEHRYSNSAVVCAADGCDHRDCHGGPFRVVVLFSEQTEDDEMITWACVYSSETDAWGELTSVHGICSYTAKSSVLVRRSTLYFSTNCRYILEYDLSTHSLTRIDSPPAHRSSHHEDEVSYQIMALMVAEDGGLGIAKPDDWVLYLWSRDVSDAGDAEWVCYREIDLNPDSLLPHPALWQWEVPIMMGFAEEAITIFMSTTAGIFVIDLQSGRVKQVCDHEFSFDILVPIVSLGHTLPAPLREYHYPPSPNSSEEEEEEDDDDDGGGSDDDEDEEVAEEEPERAYELFVKGCKAIEQRDFVNAVDCLSHALAIRAAHYGEHAPQCVATYYTYGCALLYKAREESVKSTTSKAYAGNSKASGGNVEGAPSMEEVDTEEAQEDRKSDGDKAHGEMAGDEEYSDLNLSRKMLNIARTIVEKSPGNTMECIISALGKGASSAEGSTKSIQDNEMWRTRILAKLERKLEEVEQAVSTPSCAAVEIMKRVAPEAEQNVDNAVSRAAPLISSQMAGLNSSFASPVIRTSTTTGNAESSVTDRGAVGGGIRRANTKPSSAEPSPKRLAVAAADDSP, from the exons ATGTCGATGGCGGCGCTcccggacgacctcgtcgaGCAGATCCTCTTCCGCCTCCCGTCCGACGACCCCTGGTGCTTCGCCCGCGCCTCCGTCGTCTGCACGCTCTGGCACAGGCTCATCTCCCAccccgccttcctcctccgccgcctgagCGCGCTCCCCTCTGCAACCCCAATGCTGCTGGGGTTCCTCCTCGACGAGGACGGGGAATCAGTCGACGAGGACAccctcgccttcttccccaccTCCGCCTTCTCCCTCCCAGTCCCCGACCGCCGCTCCTGGTCGCCGCGCGActgccgccacggccgcgtcCTCTTCTGCTCCAGGAGCCAGGACGCCAGGGGGGAGTTCCTTGTCTGGGAGCCCGTCACGGGCATGGAGCGGCTCGTGCCGGTGCCTGCGGCGTACGAGCACCGCTACTCCAACTCGGCCGTGGTCTGCGCGGCCGACGGGTGCGACCACCGCGACTGCCACGGAGGTCCATTCCGCGTGGTCGTCCTATTTTCCGAGCAGACGGAGGACGACGAGATGATCACGTGGGCGTGCGTCTACTCCTCAGAGACTGACGCGTGGGGTGAGCTGACCTCCGTCCACGGCATCTGCTCCTACACCGCTAAGTCCAGTGTGCTGGTACGGAGGTCTACACTCTACTTCTCAACCAACTGCAGATACATCCTCGAGTACGACTTGTCCACACACAGCCTAACTCGGATCGACTCTCCTCCTGCGCACCGCTCGTCTCACCATGAGGATGAAGTAAGCTATCAAATAATGGCCCTCATGGTGGCGGAGGACGGTGGATTGGGAATTGCCAAGCCCGATGACTGGGTTCTCTACCTTTGGTCAAGGGATGTGAGTGACGCCGGTGATGCAGAATGGGTGTGTTACCGGGAGATCGACCTGAACCCAGATAGTTTGCTCCCACACCCTGCTCTCTGGCAATGGGAGGTACCAATTATGATGGGATTCGCCGAGGAAGCAATTACCATTTTTATGAGCACCACTGCTGGCATCTTTGTAATCGATCTCCAGTCAGGACGTGTGAAGCAGGTGTGCGACCATGAATTCTCCTTCGACATTTTGGTTCCAATTGTCAGCTTAGGCCATACACTCCCAGCACCCCTACGCGAGTACCACTACCCGCCTTCGCCCAATTCtagtgaggaggaggaggaggaggatgacgacgatgatggcggcggcagcgacgacgatgaggatgAGGAAGTGGCGGAAGAAGAACCAGAGCGGGCGTATGAGCTCTTCGTAAAGGGGTGCAAGGCCATCGAGCAGCGGGACTTCGTCAACGCCGTTGACTGCCTCAGCCATGCCCTCGCTATCAG GGCTGCACATTATGGTGAACATGCTCCGCAGTGTGTTGCCACATATTACACATATGGATGTGCCTTGCTATACAAAGCTCGGGAAGAGTCAGTGAAGAGTACAACTAGCAAAGCTTATGCTGGAAACTCAAAGGCCTCTGGCGGCAATGTTGAGGGTGCTCCATCTATGGAGGAAGTtgatactgaagaag CTCAGGAAGATAGGAAAAGTGATGGTGACAAGGCACATGGTGAAATGGCAGGTGATGAAGAATATTCTGATTTAAACCTGTCCCGGAAAATGTTGAATATTGCAAGAACAATAGTTGAGAAGAGCCCAGGCAACACTATGGAGTGTATCATCTCTGCTCTGGGAAAAGGTGCATCTTCTGCGGAAGGAAGTACAAAATCAATTCAAGATAATGAGATGTGGCGTACTCGCATATTGGCTAAACTGGAGAGGAAG CTTGAAGAGGTGGAGCAAGCAGTGTCAACCCCAAGCTGTGCCGCAGTTGAGATTATGAAGAGGGTTGCCCCAGAGGCAGAACAGAATGTTGACAATGCTGTGTCAAGGGCTGCACCATTGATTTCTTCGCAGATGGCTGGATTAAACAGCAGCTTCGCTTCCCCAGTAATTCGTACATCAACAACAACAGGAAATGCTGAAAGTAGTGTAACTGACCGAGGCGCTGTAGGTGGAGGCATCCGACGAGCTAACACGAAGCCTTCCTCTGCTGAACCTTCTCCAAAGAgacttgcagttgcagcagCAGATGATTCACCATGA
- the LOC100825569 gene encoding uncharacterized protein LOC100825569 isoform X3, whose amino-acid sequence MSMAALPDDLVEQILFRLPSDDPWCFARASVVCTLWHRLISHPAFLLRRLSALPSATPMLLGFLLDEDGESVDEDTLAFFPTSAFSLPVPDRRSWSPRDCRHGRVLFCSRSQDARGEFLVWEPVTGMERLVPVPAAYEHRYSNSAVVCAADGCDHRDCHGGPFRVVVLFSEQTEDDEMITWACVYSSETDAWGELTSVHGICSYTAKSSVLVRRSTLYFSTNCRYILEYDLSTHSLTRIDSPPAHRSSHHEDEVSYQIMALMVAEDGGLGIAKPDDWVLYLWSRDVSDAGDAEWVCYREIDLNPDSLLPHPALWQWEVPIMMGFAEEAITIFMSTTAGIFVIDLQSGRVKQVCDHEFSFDILVPIVSLGHTLPAPLREYHYPPSPNSSEEEEEEDDDDDGGGSDDDEDEEVAEEEPERAYELFVKGCKAIEQRDFVNAVDCLSHALAIRAAHYGEHAPQCVATYYTYGCALLYKAREESVKSTTSKAYAGNSKASGGNVEGAPSMEEVDTEEGDEEYSDLNLSRKMLNIARTIVEKSPGNTMECIISALGKGASSAEGSTKSIQDNEMWRTRILAKLERKLEEVEQAVSTPSCAAVEIMKRVAPEAEQNVDNAVSRAAPLISSQMAGLNSSFASPVIRTSTTTGNAESSVTDRGAVGGGIRRANTKPSSAEPSPKRLAVAAADDSP is encoded by the exons ATGTCGATGGCGGCGCTcccggacgacctcgtcgaGCAGATCCTCTTCCGCCTCCCGTCCGACGACCCCTGGTGCTTCGCCCGCGCCTCCGTCGTCTGCACGCTCTGGCACAGGCTCATCTCCCAccccgccttcctcctccgccgcctgagCGCGCTCCCCTCTGCAACCCCAATGCTGCTGGGGTTCCTCCTCGACGAGGACGGGGAATCAGTCGACGAGGACAccctcgccttcttccccaccTCCGCCTTCTCCCTCCCAGTCCCCGACCGCCGCTCCTGGTCGCCGCGCGActgccgccacggccgcgtcCTCTTCTGCTCCAGGAGCCAGGACGCCAGGGGGGAGTTCCTTGTCTGGGAGCCCGTCACGGGCATGGAGCGGCTCGTGCCGGTGCCTGCGGCGTACGAGCACCGCTACTCCAACTCGGCCGTGGTCTGCGCGGCCGACGGGTGCGACCACCGCGACTGCCACGGAGGTCCATTCCGCGTGGTCGTCCTATTTTCCGAGCAGACGGAGGACGACGAGATGATCACGTGGGCGTGCGTCTACTCCTCAGAGACTGACGCGTGGGGTGAGCTGACCTCCGTCCACGGCATCTGCTCCTACACCGCTAAGTCCAGTGTGCTGGTACGGAGGTCTACACTCTACTTCTCAACCAACTGCAGATACATCCTCGAGTACGACTTGTCCACACACAGCCTAACTCGGATCGACTCTCCTCCTGCGCACCGCTCGTCTCACCATGAGGATGAAGTAAGCTATCAAATAATGGCCCTCATGGTGGCGGAGGACGGTGGATTGGGAATTGCCAAGCCCGATGACTGGGTTCTCTACCTTTGGTCAAGGGATGTGAGTGACGCCGGTGATGCAGAATGGGTGTGTTACCGGGAGATCGACCTGAACCCAGATAGTTTGCTCCCACACCCTGCTCTCTGGCAATGGGAGGTACCAATTATGATGGGATTCGCCGAGGAAGCAATTACCATTTTTATGAGCACCACTGCTGGCATCTTTGTAATCGATCTCCAGTCAGGACGTGTGAAGCAGGTGTGCGACCATGAATTCTCCTTCGACATTTTGGTTCCAATTGTCAGCTTAGGCCATACACTCCCAGCACCCCTACGCGAGTACCACTACCCGCCTTCGCCCAATTCtagtgaggaggaggaggaggaggatgacgacgatgatggcggcggcagcgacgacgatgaggatgAGGAAGTGGCGGAAGAAGAACCAGAGCGGGCGTATGAGCTCTTCGTAAAGGGGTGCAAGGCCATCGAGCAGCGGGACTTCGTCAACGCCGTTGACTGCCTCAGCCATGCCCTCGCTATCAG GGCTGCACATTATGGTGAACATGCTCCGCAGTGTGTTGCCACATATTACACATATGGATGTGCCTTGCTATACAAAGCTCGGGAAGAGTCAGTGAAGAGTACAACTAGCAAAGCTTATGCTGGAAACTCAAAGGCCTCTGGCGGCAATGTTGAGGGTGCTCCATCTATGGAGGAAGTtgatactgaagaag GTGATGAAGAATATTCTGATTTAAACCTGTCCCGGAAAATGTTGAATATTGCAAGAACAATAGTTGAGAAGAGCCCAGGCAACACTATGGAGTGTATCATCTCTGCTCTGGGAAAAGGTGCATCTTCTGCGGAAGGAAGTACAAAATCAATTCAAGATAATGAGATGTGGCGTACTCGCATATTGGCTAAACTGGAGAGGAAG CTTGAAGAGGTGGAGCAAGCAGTGTCAACCCCAAGCTGTGCCGCAGTTGAGATTATGAAGAGGGTTGCCCCAGAGGCAGAACAGAATGTTGACAATGCTGTGTCAAGGGCTGCACCATTGATTTCTTCGCAGATGGCTGGATTAAACAGCAGCTTCGCTTCCCCAGTAATTCGTACATCAACAACAACAGGAAATGCTGAAAGTAGTGTAACTGACCGAGGCGCTGTAGGTGGAGGCATCCGACGAGCTAACACGAAGCCTTCCTCTGCTGAACCTTCTCCAAAGAgacttgcagttgcagcagCAGATGATTCACCATGA
- the LOC100825262 gene encoding uncharacterized protein LOC100825262 isoform X1, whose translation MSMAALPDDLVDQILFRLPSDDPWCFARASLVCKLWRDLISHPTFLRRRAQALRRAAPLLLGFLLDEDDREYRVDERALAFFPTSAFSLPIPDGGPWSPSDCRHGRVLFCSAGQGDTEEFLVWEPVTDKQWVVPIPAAQDHRIHRPHRYPNAAVVCAAEGCDHRNCLGGPFRVVVLFPQERPGDDLITWACVYSSETGAWGKLSAVPNICSYYAESSVLVGSSTLYSFSNYGDIFEYNLSTQSLALIYPPQDKDQLWRAVSNHGMVLMVAEDGGLGIAEADEWLLCLWSSKVNDAGVAEWVCYREIRLSIGSSLPKAALSGWGPIMMGFAEEAITIFMSTSAGIYIIDLKSGRVKKVCDHEFSFKILVPIVSSGHTLPAPRCEYQYPPSPTSSEEEEADSYPVKEEEVVEKALERSHELFVKGRMAIEQPDFVNGIDCLSHALEIRAARDGEHTPGCALLYKAQEEAVKSATSKAFAGNPKASGSTVECAPSLEQAGTEEGQNSNGIAQEDRKDDGDKYHDEMGGDENDSDLNLSWKMLNIARTIVEKSLGNTMGCVVSAPGEAASDAEGSSKSFQEDEIELRTGILAELNKLEDLEQAMTTPSTATVEIMMKVASQAEHNVDNTLIMVAPLISSQMDGLNDSFDSPVMPKSTTGNAGSSVTDLDDVGGGIRRANDEPSCGEPSPKRLAVAADDSP comes from the exons ATGTCGATGGCGGCGCTcccggacgacctcgtcgaccaGATCCTCTTCCGCCTCCCGTCCGACGACCCCTGGTGCTTCGCCCGCGCCTCCCTCGTCTGCAAGCTCTGGCGTGACCTCATCTCCCACCCcaccttcctccgccgccgcgcccaggCGCTCCGCCGTGCAGCCCCCTTGCTGCTGGGGTTCCTCCTCGACGAGGACGATCGCGAATACAGAGTCGACGAGCGCGccctcgccttcttccccacTTCCGCCTTCTCCCTCCCAATCCCCGACGGCGGCCCCTGGTCGCCGAGCGACTGCCGCCACGGTCGCGTCCTCTTCTGCTCCGCGGGCCAGGGCGACACGGAGGAGTTCCTTGTCTGGGAGCCCGTCACGGACAAGCAGTGGGTAGTGCCGATACCTGCGGCGCAGGATCACCGGATTCACCGGCCGCACCGCTACCCCAATGCGGCCGTGGTCTGCGCGGCCGAAGGGTGCGACCATCGCAACTGCCTCGGAGGTCCCTTCCGCGTGGTCGTCCTATTTCCCCAGGAGAGGCCGGGCGACGACCTGATCACGTGGGCGTGCGTCTACTCCTCGGAGACTGGCGCGTGGGGTAAGCTGAGCGCCGTCCCCAACATCTGCTCCTATTACGCTGAGTCCAGTGTGCTGGTAGGGAGCTCTACACTCTACTCCTTCTCGAACTACGGGGACATCTTCGAGTACAACTTGTCCACACAGAGCTTAGCTTTGATCTACCCACCTCAAGACAAGGATCAACTTTGGCGTGCAGTAAGCAATCACGGAATGGTCCTCATGGTGGCGGAGGACGGTGGACTGGGAATTGCCGAGGCCGACGAGTGGCTTCTCTGCCTTTGGTCAAGTAAGGTGAATGACGCCGGTGTTGCAGAATGGGTGTGTTACCGGGAGATCCGCCTGAGCATTGGCAGTTCGCTCCCAAAAGCCGCTCTCTCAGGATGGGGACCTATTATGATGGGATTCGCTGAGGAAGCAATTACCATTTTTATGAGCACCTCTGCTGGCATCTATATAATCGATCTCAAGTCAGGCCGGGTGAAGAAGGTGTGCGACCATGAATTCTCCTTCAAAATTTTGGTTCCAATTGTCAGCTCAGGCCATACACTCCCAGCACCTCGATGCGAGTACCAGTACCCACCGTCGCCCACATCtagtgaggaggaggaggcggactcTTACCCAgtaaaggaggaggaggtggtggagaaAGCACTAGAGCGGTCGCATGAGCTCTTTGTAAAGGGGCGTATGGCCATCGAGCAACCGGACTTTGTCAACGGCATTGACTGCCTCAGCCACGCCCTCGAGATCAG GGCTGCACGTGACGGTGAACATACTCCAGGATGTGCCTTGCTCTACAAAGCTCAGGAAGAGGCAGTGAAGAGTGCAACCAGCAAAGCTTTTGCTGGAAACCCAAAGGCCTCTGGCAGCACTGTTGAGTGTGCCCCATCTTTGGAGCAAGCTGGTACTGAAGAAG GGCAAAACTCAAATGGCATAGCTCAGGAAGATAGAAAAGATGATGGTGACAAGTATCATGATGAGATGGGAGGTGATGAAAATGATTCTGATTTGAACCTGTCCTGGAAAATGCTGAATATTGCAAGAACAATAGTTGAGAAGAGCCTAGGTAACACTATGGGGTGTGTCGTCTCTGCTCCAGGAGAAGCTGCATCTGATGCTGAAGGAAGCTCAAAATCCTTTCAAGAAGACGAGATAGAGCTTCGTACTGGCATATTGGCTGAACTCAATAAG CTTGAAGACCTGGAGCAAGCAATGACAACCCCAAGTACTGCCACAGTTGAGATTATGATGAAAGTTGCCTCACAGGCAGAACATAACGTTGACAATACTTTGATAATGGTTGCACCATTGATTTCTTCACAGATGGACGGATTAAACGACAGCTTTGACTCCCCAGTCATGCCTAAATCAACAACAGGAAATGCTGGAAGTAGTGTAACTGACCTAGATGATGTAGGCGGAGGCATCAGACGAGCCAACGACGAGCCTTCCTGCGGTGAACCTTCTCCAAAGAGgcttgcagttgcagcagATGATTCACCATGA
- the LOC100825262 gene encoding uncharacterized protein LOC100825262 isoform X2 has protein sequence MSMAALPDDLVDQILFRLPSDDPWCFARASLVCKLWRDLISHPTFLRRRAQALRRAAPLLLGFLLDEDDREYRVDERALAFFPTSAFSLPIPDGGPWSPSDCRHGRVLFCSAGQGDTEEFLVWEPVTDKQWVVPIPAAQDHRIHRPHRYPNAAVVCAAEGCDHRNCLGGPFRVVVLFPQERPGDDLITWACVYSSETGAWGKLSAVPNICSYYAESSVLVGSSTLYSFSNYGDIFEYNLSTQSLALIYPPQDKDQLWRAVSNHGMVLMVAEDGGLGIAEADEWLLCLWSSKVNDAGVAEWVCYREIRLSIGSSLPKAALSGWGPIMMGFAEEAITIFMSTSAGIYIIDLKSGRVKKVCDHEFSFKILVPIVSSGHTLPAPRCEYQYPPSPTSSEEEEADSYPVKEEEVVEKALERSHELFVKGRMAIEQPDFVNGIDCLSHALEIRAARDGEHTPGCALLYKAQEEAVKSATSKAFAGNPKASGSTVECAPSLEQAGQNSNGIAQEDRKDDGDKYHDEMGGDENDSDLNLSWKMLNIARTIVEKSLGNTMGCVVSAPGEAASDAEGSSKSFQEDEIELRTGILAELNKLEDLEQAMTTPSTATVEIMMKVASQAEHNVDNTLIMVAPLISSQMDGLNDSFDSPVMPKSTTGNAGSSVTDLDDVGGGIRRANDEPSCGEPSPKRLAVAADDSP, from the exons ATGTCGATGGCGGCGCTcccggacgacctcgtcgaccaGATCCTCTTCCGCCTCCCGTCCGACGACCCCTGGTGCTTCGCCCGCGCCTCCCTCGTCTGCAAGCTCTGGCGTGACCTCATCTCCCACCCcaccttcctccgccgccgcgcccaggCGCTCCGCCGTGCAGCCCCCTTGCTGCTGGGGTTCCTCCTCGACGAGGACGATCGCGAATACAGAGTCGACGAGCGCGccctcgccttcttccccacTTCCGCCTTCTCCCTCCCAATCCCCGACGGCGGCCCCTGGTCGCCGAGCGACTGCCGCCACGGTCGCGTCCTCTTCTGCTCCGCGGGCCAGGGCGACACGGAGGAGTTCCTTGTCTGGGAGCCCGTCACGGACAAGCAGTGGGTAGTGCCGATACCTGCGGCGCAGGATCACCGGATTCACCGGCCGCACCGCTACCCCAATGCGGCCGTGGTCTGCGCGGCCGAAGGGTGCGACCATCGCAACTGCCTCGGAGGTCCCTTCCGCGTGGTCGTCCTATTTCCCCAGGAGAGGCCGGGCGACGACCTGATCACGTGGGCGTGCGTCTACTCCTCGGAGACTGGCGCGTGGGGTAAGCTGAGCGCCGTCCCCAACATCTGCTCCTATTACGCTGAGTCCAGTGTGCTGGTAGGGAGCTCTACACTCTACTCCTTCTCGAACTACGGGGACATCTTCGAGTACAACTTGTCCACACAGAGCTTAGCTTTGATCTACCCACCTCAAGACAAGGATCAACTTTGGCGTGCAGTAAGCAATCACGGAATGGTCCTCATGGTGGCGGAGGACGGTGGACTGGGAATTGCCGAGGCCGACGAGTGGCTTCTCTGCCTTTGGTCAAGTAAGGTGAATGACGCCGGTGTTGCAGAATGGGTGTGTTACCGGGAGATCCGCCTGAGCATTGGCAGTTCGCTCCCAAAAGCCGCTCTCTCAGGATGGGGACCTATTATGATGGGATTCGCTGAGGAAGCAATTACCATTTTTATGAGCACCTCTGCTGGCATCTATATAATCGATCTCAAGTCAGGCCGGGTGAAGAAGGTGTGCGACCATGAATTCTCCTTCAAAATTTTGGTTCCAATTGTCAGCTCAGGCCATACACTCCCAGCACCTCGATGCGAGTACCAGTACCCACCGTCGCCCACATCtagtgaggaggaggaggcggactcTTACCCAgtaaaggaggaggaggtggtggagaaAGCACTAGAGCGGTCGCATGAGCTCTTTGTAAAGGGGCGTATGGCCATCGAGCAACCGGACTTTGTCAACGGCATTGACTGCCTCAGCCACGCCCTCGAGATCAG GGCTGCACGTGACGGTGAACATACTCCAGGATGTGCCTTGCTCTACAAAGCTCAGGAAGAGGCAGTGAAGAGTGCAACCAGCAAAGCTTTTGCTGGAAACCCAAAGGCCTCTGGCAGCACTGTTGAGTGTGCCCCATCTTTGGAGCAAGCTG GGCAAAACTCAAATGGCATAGCTCAGGAAGATAGAAAAGATGATGGTGACAAGTATCATGATGAGATGGGAGGTGATGAAAATGATTCTGATTTGAACCTGTCCTGGAAAATGCTGAATATTGCAAGAACAATAGTTGAGAAGAGCCTAGGTAACACTATGGGGTGTGTCGTCTCTGCTCCAGGAGAAGCTGCATCTGATGCTGAAGGAAGCTCAAAATCCTTTCAAGAAGACGAGATAGAGCTTCGTACTGGCATATTGGCTGAACTCAATAAG CTTGAAGACCTGGAGCAAGCAATGACAACCCCAAGTACTGCCACAGTTGAGATTATGATGAAAGTTGCCTCACAGGCAGAACATAACGTTGACAATACTTTGATAATGGTTGCACCATTGATTTCTTCACAGATGGACGGATTAAACGACAGCTTTGACTCCCCAGTCATGCCTAAATCAACAACAGGAAATGCTGGAAGTAGTGTAACTGACCTAGATGATGTAGGCGGAGGCATCAGACGAGCCAACGACGAGCCTTCCTGCGGTGAACCTTCTCCAAAGAGgcttgcagttgcagcagATGATTCACCATGA